The Bacteroidetes Order II. bacterium DNA segment GTCTCATAGTGCGGCCTATTCTGTGGTGGCCTATCAAACAGCTTATTTAAAAGCCAATTATCCCTATGCTTTCTTGGCCGCAGCGATGACCTCGGAAATGGGAGACACCAAAAAATTGGCCATTGTTTTGGAAGAAGCCCGACATCTCGGACTTAAGGTCTTGCCGCCTAATATCAACCACAGCCAAGCCGCATTTAGTGTGGAAGGCGAGGCCATCCGATTCGGCATGGCAGCCATCAAGGGGGTTGGAACGGGGGCCATAGAAATCATTTGTAATGAACGAAACCAAAACGGACCATTTACTTCGCTCCACGATTTGGTGAAACGGGTGGATTTGAGGCAGGTGAACAAGAAGACCTTAGAAGGCTTGGCCGCTTCTGGAGCATTAGATGCGTTCGAGGGTCACCGTAAACAATTCATTGCAGCGCTCGACGACGCCATTCGGTTTGCACATCAGGCCCAACTAAACCGCGCCGCCGGGCAAAATTCGCTTTTCGGGGAATTCAGTGACACGGCTATTGAGCTTACCCCGCAAATGCCTTTTATGGAACCTTGGTCTCGTGGTGAAACGCTGCGGAACGAACGTGAACTGATTGGGCTTTATGTCTCTGGACATCCGTTGGATGAATACGGCCCGCTTGTTCGAGCCTTTTCGACCGCGTCGTTCAAGGACTTAGAAAAGTTAGAGCCGGACCGCGAATACCGCTTTTGTGGCATTATTACCGAGGTACAAAAACGATATGCAAAAAATGGTAAGCCATTTGCTTTTATCACCTTAGAAGATTTTGAAGGCGCTGGGGAAATCACCATCTTCTCCAATCAGTTCGAGCGTATTGGCCCACATTTGCTGCCCGACGAACTAGTGATGGCAACGGCGAAATTAGAAAAAAGGGAACGTGGGGTCTCGCTGATTGCCAAAGACCTTGTGCCCATGTGGCAAGCCCAAGAACGCTTCATCAAGTCTATCTTGTTGCGACTGAACCCAGAAGCCGTGCCCGCCGAACACATGCAAAAACTAAAAGAAGTTTGCGACCAAAATAAAGGAGGGACACGACTCTACTTCGACCTGCTCAACCCTGTTTCTGGGAGGGCCATTCGGCTTAAAAGCCGTTTGTGTGTTATAGACCCATCACCGGAAGTATTACGCACCATGGAACGTATTTTTGGTGCGGAAAACGTTGTTCTACAAGGAGAAAGCTAATGGATCAACTACGAGAAACTTTTTTACATCGCGAGGTTTTGGTAGAAGGCAAATTATTGCATGTTTATCGCGATACCGTCGCCCTCTCCGACGGCAGCGAGAGCATCCGCGAGTGGATAAATCATCCCGGCGCAGCAGCCGTGGTCCCCCTTTTTGACGATGGAACAACGCTGCTTATCCGGCAATTTCGTTACCCGCCTCAACAGATATTTATTGAACTCCCTGCCGGAAAATTGGACATACCCGGCGAATCGCCTTTGGATGCCGCCAAACGAGAATTGGCAGAAGAAACCGGGCATGATGCACTACAATGGGATTCTCTAGGTGCGTGTTTTCCTGGTATCGGTTATTCAAACGAGATTATCCACCTTTTTTTGGCCCGCAGCCTCCGTCCTTCAACCATTGCCCCCATTGCTGGTGAGTTTTTGGCCCCTTTTCAAATCCCCTTGACCAAGGCTGTGCATATGGCCTATCATGGGGAAATTACCGATGCAAAAACGGCTATAGGGCTATTACGGGCGGCTGCATTCCTTAGGCTGACAGATGGGTAACAGCGCGGTAAGTAGTTTCTCGCTTCAGCATCTGTTATAAAAAAGCCTTGCTTCTGGAAAAGAAACAAGGCTTTTAGGGTGGTCGAGGACGGACTTGAACCGCCGACACAAGGATTTTCAGTCCTTTGCTCTACCAACTGAGCTACTCGACCATTTTTGCTTAGGAACAGCAATATAAGAACAATTCCAAACAGTGTCAATCCATTTTACATCTTCACGTTCATTTGAAACTTGTTTAAGCCCGAACGTGTACGCCCCATCCCAATTTCCCCCGCAATGTTGCGAAATAATCATGGCCCTCTAAAATCACCAGATTAAACGTATGCTTGGCCTCATGTAAAATCAATCGGTTAGAGGAGGCGCCTAAATGTTCCACCTCCCCATCTACCACTAACATATATGGACAATCACTCTCCGGTATATTAAGTTCCAAGACCGCCGTATGGGGTACGACCAATGGCCGCATCGTGAGGGTGTGGGCCGCGAGGGGCGTTAGGGAAAAACAAGCACTTCCAGGTACCATAATGGCCCCGCCCGCCGAAAGTGAGTAGGCGGTTGATCCCGTAGGCGTTGCAACGATAAGGCCATCTGCCCAATAATTACACAAATGCACCCCATTAATATGGGCATTGATGTTGATCAGAGACGCATCCGGACCTTTGTTGATAACAAACTCATTAAGTGCCCACCGGGGCGTAGTATCTTGGGGCAAGAGCAGTTCTAACGCCATCCGTGGCATAACTTTATATTGCCCCAGTCGGATTTTTTCGAGGGCAAGTTCAATGTGCGAGACCTCCATATCCGCCAGAAAACCCAATCGTCCAATATTTACCCCCAAAACGGGCGTACCGTGGGGTGCAATCAGGCGTGCAGTATTGATAATGGTTCCATCCCCCCCAAACGACAACACCATATCGGTCTCGTGTAGGGACATTGTCGCTACCTGTTCCGCCAATAAAGCCGATATTCTACCACGCTCTACCAATCCTTTTGCCAACGGCTCATACAGTTTAAAGGCCAAGCGCGATTGTTCAAACCAATCTACAGCCCGCATCACCGGATCCCACAGCAGTTGTTTATTGGTATTTCCTGTAATGCCAAAAGTCATGATTATCCAGCAAAAATGTAGGTTGTCTTAACCGTTGTGTAAAATTCTTTCGCATGACTCCCTTGTTCACGTGCGCCATAACTGGACGCTTTTGTCCCGCCAAAGGGCACATGATAATCCACCCCAGCGGTAGGAAGGTTAACCATCACCATTCCAGCCTTTGCATGGTGCTTAAAGTGATAGGCATGTTTCAACGAGGTGGTACAAATTCCAGTGGAAAGGCCAAATGGGGTGTCATTGGCCACATATAAGGCTTCTTCATAGTCTTTCACCCGGATAACACCTGCCACAGGCCCAAAAACCTCTTCCCGATTGATCATCATTTCATTCGTCGTTTCTACAAAAAGTGTAGGGGCCAGAAAAAATCCCGGAGTTTTTCGTTGAAGTGTCTGCCCCCCAAAAGCCAAACGAGCGCCTTCACGAACGGCTTGCTGGATGTAATGAAGGTCTTTTGTCAACTGGGCCTCATCCACAACAGGCCCCATCTCCACGCCCGGCATCCGCGCATCGTCCACTTTTAAGGCTGCCAATTTATTTACCATCGCTTCTACAAACCGATCGTGAATCCCTTCAGAAACAATGAGACGGCTCGAAGCCGTACAACGCTGGCCAGTAGAAAAGAAGGCTCCATTTATGGCGCAAGCAACCGCCGTATCCAAATCGGCATCATCCAAAATCACCAATGGATTTTTGCCACCCATTTCTAATTGTACTTTTTTATGAAAGGCCGCACAGGTGGTGGCGATCTCTTTACCCGTGTGAATGCTTCCCGTGAAGGAAATGCCAGCAACATTCGGATGCGCCACCAAAGCCTTTCCGACAACCGCTCCTTTTCCCATCACCAAATTAAATACACCTTCCGGCACACCCGACTGATGAATAATATCGGCCAAGGCCCATGCACACCCCGGAACCAACTCCGCAGGCTTAAAAACAACCGTGTTTCCATATGCCAACGCCGGAGCAATCTTCCAGGCAGGGATCGCAATGGGGAAGTTCCACGGCGTAATAATTCCTACTGCCCCTATCGGTTCGCGGGTTATTTCCACCTCGATGCCCGGACGCACAGAGGCCATTTTCTCGCCAGATGGACGCAGGGCCTCTCCGGCAAAGAACTTAAAAATATGTCCGGCACGGGTGGCTTCTCCAATGCCTTCGGGCAAGGTTTTACCTTCTTCACGGGCAAGGAGATTGCCCAGTTCGTCTTTTCTGGCCAGAATTTCGGACCCAATTTTATCCAAAAGGTCGAATCGCTGTTGTGGGGTACTTCTCCCCCACGAGGAGGCCGCAACATGCGCTGCCTGTACTGCATCCTCTATGTCTTCGAGGGTACTGAGGGCATAGTGGTCTATAACGTCATTGGTATCCGACGGGTTAATATTCGCTTGGACTTCGTGGGGAGTACGCCATTCTCCGGCAATTAAATTCGGCTTCATACAGCTTTTGAGCGGGTTGGTTGGGTGTGAAAGGCAGAAGATAAGGCGGGAATCTCAA contains these protein-coding regions:
- a CDS encoding NUDIX hydrolase codes for the protein MDQLRETFLHREVLVEGKLLHVYRDTVALSDGSESIREWINHPGAAAVVPLFDDGTTLLIRQFRYPPQQIFIELPAGKLDIPGESPLDAAKRELAEETGHDALQWDSLGACFPGIGYSNEIIHLFLARSLRPSTIAPIAGEFLAPFQIPLTKAVHMAYHGEITDAKTAIGLLRAAAFLRLTDG
- a CDS encoding aldehyde dehydrogenase family protein, coding for MKPNLIAGEWRTPHEVQANINPSDTNDVIDHYALSTLEDIEDAVQAAHVAASSWGRSTPQQRFDLLDKIGSEILARKDELGNLLAREEGKTLPEGIGEATRAGHIFKFFAGEALRPSGEKMASVRPGIEVEITREPIGAVGIITPWNFPIAIPAWKIAPALAYGNTVVFKPAELVPGCAWALADIIHQSGVPEGVFNLVMGKGAVVGKALVAHPNVAGISFTGSIHTGKEIATTCAAFHKKVQLEMGGKNPLVILDDADLDTAVACAINGAFFSTGQRCTASSRLIVSEGIHDRFVEAMVNKLAALKVDDARMPGVEMGPVVDEAQLTKDLHYIQQAVREGARLAFGGQTLQRKTPGFFLAPTLFVETTNEMMINREEVFGPVAGVIRVKDYEEALYVANDTPFGLSTGICTTSLKHAYHFKHHAKAGMVMVNLPTAGVDYHVPFGGTKASSYGAREQGSHAKEFYTTVKTTYIFAG
- a CDS encoding NAD(+)/NADH kinase; protein product: MTFGITGNTNKQLLWDPVMRAVDWFEQSRLAFKLYEPLAKGLVERGRISALLAEQVATMSLHETDMVLSFGGDGTIINTARLIAPHGTPVLGVNIGRLGFLADMEVSHIELALEKIRLGQYKVMPRMALELLLPQDTTPRWALNEFVINKGPDASLININAHINGVHLCNYWADGLIVATPTGSTAYSLSAGGAIMVPGSACFSLTPLAAHTLTMRPLVVPHTAVLELNIPESDCPYMLVVDGEVEHLGASSNRLILHEAKHTFNLVILEGHDYFATLRGKLGWGVHVRA